A region of Blattabacterium cuenoti STAT DNA encodes the following proteins:
- the aroC gene encoding chorismate synthase, whose product MAGNIFGNLFRVSTFGESHGIALGGIIDGCPAGIELNMKEIQYELNRRRPGQSSIVTQRNEPDEVNFLSGIFNNKTTGTPIGFVVYNKNHKSHDYHHLKEVYRPSHSDFTYEKKYGIRDYRGGGRSSARETICRVVAGAIAKQLIKDIKITSYVSSVGNISINKSYQELDLSRESIEKNSIRCPDPNTAEKMISKIKKIKNRGDTIGGIITCIITNIPIGIGEPIFEKLHAELGKAMLSINAVKGFEYGSGFDGTKLTGSQHNDLFQEDESTKTNLSGGIQGGISNGMDIYFKIAFKPIATIMKKQKTIDKHGNFILIEGKGRHDPCVLPRAIPIVESMTALVLADYWMYTKLSKYSSIKKN is encoded by the coding sequence ATGGCAGGAAATATTTTTGGAAATTTATTTAGAGTTAGTACTTTTGGAGAAAGTCATGGAATAGCATTAGGTGGAATTATTGATGGATGTCCAGCTGGAATAGAATTAAATATGAAAGAAATTCAATATGAATTAAATAGAAGAAGGCCTGGACAATCATCTATCGTTACTCAACGAAATGAACCTGATGAAGTAAATTTTTTATCTGGAATTTTTAATAATAAAACAACAGGAACTCCTATTGGATTCGTTGTTTATAACAAAAATCATAAATCTCACGATTATCATCATCTTAAAGAAGTTTATCGTCCATCACATTCGGATTTTACATATGAAAAAAAATATGGAATAAGAGATTATAGAGGAGGAGGGCGTTCTTCTGCAAGAGAAACAATATGTAGAGTTGTAGCAGGAGCTATTGCTAAACAATTAATTAAAGATATTAAGATTACGTCTTATGTATCTTCTGTAGGTAATATATCTATAAATAAATCTTATCAAGAACTAGATCTATCTAGAGAATCAATAGAAAAAAACTCTATAAGATGTCCTGATCCAAATACGGCAGAAAAAATGATATCTAAAATTAAAAAAATAAAAAATAGAGGAGATACTATAGGAGGTATTATAACTTGTATAATTACAAATATTCCAATAGGAATTGGAGAACCAATTTTTGAAAAGTTACATGCTGAATTAGGAAAAGCTATGCTTTCAATTAATGCAGTAAAAGGATTTGAATATGGAAGTGGATTTGATGGAACTAAATTAACTGGTTCTCAACATAATGATTTATTTCAAGAAGATGAAAGCACAAAAACAAATTTATCCGGAGGAATACAAGGAGGAATTTCAAACGGAATGGATATTTATTTTAAAATAGCATTTAAACCTATAGCTACGATAATGAAAAAACAAAAAACTATAGATAAACATGGAAATTTTATCCTTATAGAAGGAAAAGGAAGACATGATCCTTGTGTTTTACCTCGTGCTATTCCTATCGTTGAATCTATGACGGCTTTGGTTTTAGCTGATTATTGGATGTATACTAAATTATCTAAATATTCCTCAATAAAAAAAAATTGA